A stretch of the Lolium perenne isolate Kyuss_39 chromosome 3, Kyuss_2.0, whole genome shotgun sequence genome encodes the following:
- the LOC127337980 gene encoding uncharacterized protein: MTLANGSRDTATQCSDSRMLDGDHSDWLHSNLTFISHVKSGQDLQNGSTSARGHGQKSFAEKVNIAARNDSVILLIRNDNVKGIDRVDTNNDDESDPAGILEPFEQGATLEGDVFDSYRVTNGVSTTNQIDDPYDYVYHNLPRKHHALKPVKDCEHCGAMRIQYEGPAFCCRKGKVKIATPEVPQELRRLFTSQVDEDAKYFRKHIRYFNSHFSFTSLGVTLDKTVSTASKTGVYTFRAQGALYYKMDDLVPGGQGPRHLQLYFYDTDETLEHRVKRSPDLDINIVRAILKILEDNPYVQTFKSIGSVPNLDEYRISLNTDIRLDQRRYNAPTASQVAAMWVEGSDPQNTFDRQVVVYGKGDRPIFIRAYYGCYDPLAYPLFFPRGETGWNRWMPYEKPPKVAKSKNQDDTPKVAHGENQNDNEHEHLQGLHQSSNVQLEENTDEVEENTDEVEENTDEVTDDEEDQDDDDTGGKRKFVSAREYYCFKLQQWAVDMYIKMETMRLDFFSKPKNQKRIRAELYQGVVDVIDAGETRGSEVGKRIVLPRTFPGDGYDKVISAEIPEKDRYPLLHALVVKHMLHGPCGALKKNCPCMIDGECRFRYPRQFCDATEQGKDSYPIYRRRHDGRRVKVRGAELDNRWVVPYNPGLLMLYNCHINVEACSSIKAVKYLFKYIYKGHDRASFSVDPAADTDGGVINEIKQYRDARFVGPPESIHRICAFPMYGVSPSVLQLQLHLENMQSVTFKEGDNLEDVISRDSSSNTMLTQYFKMNKVDPYARNFLYKEFPEFYRWIKGKKIWQIRKLKGRGQIGRIVYANPAEGERYFLRILMNHVRGATSYENLKTVYGKLCASFREACEKRGLIETDKSLDDCLTESATFQMPRALRRLFATILVFCEATNIRSLWEKHLESMSEDYLRNHPNKAAVEQMVLRDIRDLVHSMGKDIGSYGLPDLDPVDDGCSSGYSREVQEEMSIIPDKKDINLFTSLNTEQRAGFDEILSHIVDKRSQVFFVDGPGGTGKTYLYKALLAKVRSLGQIAIATATSGIAASIMPGGRTAHSRFKIPIKLTDSSMCNFTKQSGTADLLRKASLIIWDEVAMTKRQTVETLDRSLQDIMGCALPFGGKVVVFGGDFRQVLPVVTRGTRAQITDATLRRSHLWEKIRKIRLTRNMRAQTDPWFSSYLLRIGNGTEETIGGDYVRLPDDIVIPYTSTEEPVNKLIEDVFPSLHENTASGSYMSSRAILSTKNEHVDNLNTKMIERFPGNEKVYYSFDYVEDDARNNYPIDYLNSITPNGLPPHLLKLKVNCPVILLRNLDPHNGLCNGKRLMIRAFQDNAIDAEIVGGQHAGDRVFIPRIPLSPSDDISLLFKFKRKQFPIRLSFAMTINKAQGQTIPTVGIYLPEPVFSHGQLYVALSRGVSRHTTRILAKPNNDIDPTGKSTKNIVYRDVLEG, encoded by the exons ATGACACTTGCAAATG GTAGCAGGGATACTGCCACGCAATGCAGCGACTCAAGAATGCTTGACGGAGATCATAGTGATTGGCTACACAGTAATTTGACTTTCATCTCTCATGTGAAATCTGGACAAGATCTGCAAAATGGATCCACATCTGCAAGAGGACATGGACAAAAGAGCTTCGCTGAAAAAGTGAATATTGCAGCAAGAAACGACAGCGTGATTCTTCTGATCAGAAACGACAACGTGAAAGGGATCG ACCGAGTTGACACAAACAACGATGATGAGTCCGATCCTGCAGGCATTTTAGAGCCATTTGAACAAGGTGCTACATTGGAAG GCGATGTGTTTGATTCCTACCGAGTGACAAATGGTGTTTCCACAACTAACCAGATTGATGATCCTTATGACTACGTGTACCACAATCTACCAAGGAAGCATCATGCTTTGAAGCCAGTAAAAGACTGCGAACATTGTGGAGCAATGAGGATCCAATATGAGGGTCCTGCTTTCTGTTGCAGAAAAGGGAAGGTGAAGATAGCCACCCCTGAAGTTCCTCAGGAGTTACGACGGTTGTTTACAAGTCAGGTTGATGAGGATGCAAAATATTTCAGAAAGCACATAAGATATTTCAATAGCCACTTCTCCTTCACTAGCCTTGGAGTCACCCTGGATAAGACGGTCAGCACTGCGTCAAAAACTGGGGTGTATACATTTCGTGCACAAGGGGCATTGTATTATAAGATGGACGATCTGGTGCCTGGCGGTCAAGGACCTAGACATCTCCAGCTCTACTTCTATGACACGGATGAAACCTTGGAACATAGAGTTAAGCGGTCTCCAGATCTTGATATCAATATCGTAAGGGCGATTTTGAAGATACTGGAGGATAACCCGTATGTGCAAACCTTTAAGAGCATTGGATCTGTTCCGAACCTGGACGAATATAGGATATCACTTAATACAGATATAAGGCTGGACCAACGAAGGTACAATGCACCCACAGCTTCCCAGGTGGCCGCGATGTGGGTTGAGGGGAGTGACCCACAAAATACCTTTGATAGGCAAGttgtggtgtatggaaaaggggaCCGTCCTATATTTATTAGAGCTTACTATGGTTGCTATGATCCTTTGGCGTATCCATTATTCTTCCCGAGAGGGGAGACGGGATGGAATCGTTGGATGCCATATGAGAAACCACCTAAAGTTGCAAAATCAAAGAACCAGGATGACACACCTAAGGTCGCTCATGGTGAGAACCAGAATGACAACGAGCATGAACACTTGCAAGGTCTACATCAGAGTTCAAATGTACAGCTGGAAGAAAACACGGATGAGGTAGAAGAAAACACAGATGAGGTAGAAGAAAACACAGATGAGGTAACAG ATGATGAAGAGGATCAGGATGATGATGACACTGGAGGTAAACGAAAATTTGTCAGCGCCAGGGAGTATTACTGCTTCAAGCTACAA CAATGGGCTGTTGACATGTACATCAAGATGGAGACAATGAGACTTGATTTCTTCTCCAAGCCTAAAAATCAAAAGCGCATTCGTGCAGAACTATACCAG GGTGTTGTTGACGTTATTGATGCTGGCGAGACACGTGGTTCTGAGGTTGGAAAGAGAATCGTGCTACCACGGACTTTTCCGGGAG ACGGGTACGACAAGGTGATATCTGCAGAAATTCCTGAGAAGGACAGGTACCCTCTATTGCATGCTTTGGTGGTGAAGCATATGCTCCACGGACCATGTGGTGCTCTCAAGAAAAATTGTCCTTGCATGATAGATGGTGAATGTCGATTTCGCTATCCTCGGCAGTTCTGTGATGCTACGGAGCAAGGAAAGGACTCATATCCTATCTATAGGAGGAGGCATGATGGTCGCCGTGTGAAGGTCAGAGGAGCTGAGCTGGATAATAGGTGGGTTGTCCCATACAACCCTGGTCTCCTTATGCTGTATAATTGTCACATCAATGTTGAAGCTTGCTCTAGCATCAAGGCAGTGAAATATTTATTCAAATACATCTATAAAGGACATGATCGTGCTTCATTCTCAGTTGATCCAGCAGCAGATACAGATGGTGGAGTAATCAATGAGATTAAACAGTATAGAGATGCTAGATTCGTGGGGCCACCGGAGTCTATCCACAGGATTTGCGCTTTTCCAATGTACGGTGTCTCTCCCTCTGTTCTCCAACTTCAACTTCATTTGGAAAATATGCAGTCTGTCACATTCAAGGAGGGTGATAATCTAGAGGATGTTATCAGTCGGGATTCTTCTTCCAACACCATGCTCACTCAAtatttcaagatgaacaaggtGGACCCTTATGCGAGGAACTTCTTGTACAAAGAGTTCCCAGAATTTTATCGTTGGATTAAGGGTAAGAAGATATGGCAGATAAGAAAACTAAAGGGCCGGGGGCAGATTGGGAGAATTGTGTATGCAAATCCTGCTGAAGGTGAAAGGTACTTCCTAAGAATACTTATGAATCATGTTCGAGGTGCAACATCATATGAAAATTTGAAGACTGTGTATGGCAAGTTGTGCGCGTCTTTCAGAGAAGCGTGTGAGAAAAGAGGTCTGATAGAGACCGACAAGTCACTTGATGACTGCTTGACTGAGTCTGCTACTTTCCAAATGCCACGTGCTCTAAGAAGGCTATTTGCAACTATTCTGGTGTTTTGTGAGGCTACAAACATCCGATCATTGTGGGAGAAGCACCTCGAATCAATGTCTGAGGACTACCTTCGGAACCATCCCAACAAGGCCGCAGTAGAGCAGATGGTCCTTAGAGACATTAGGGATCTGGTGCATTCGATGGGGAAGGATATTGGCAGTTATGGCCTCCCAGATTTGGATCCGGTAGATGATGGGTGTTCAAGTGGTTACTCGAGAGAGGTTCAAGAGGAGATGTCGATCATTCCGGACAAAAAAGATATAAATTTGTTTACATCTCTTAACACTGAGCAACGCGCTGGTTTTGATGAAATACTCTCTCACATCGTCGACAAAAGGAGCCAGGTATTCTTTGTTGATGGTCCAGGTGGCACGGGAAAGACCTATTTGTACAAAGCACTTCTTGCTAAGGTTCGTTCACTAGGACAAATAGCTATTGCAACAGCGACATCTGGTATAGCGGCATCCATCATGCCTGGTGGACGCACCGCCCACTCAAGGTTCAAAATTCCAATTAAACTCACAGATAGCAGCATGTGCAATTTCACCAAGCAAAGTGGTACTGCAGATCTGCTCCGCAAGGCATCTTTGATAATTTGGGACGAAGTAGCCATGACAAAGCGTCAAACAGTTGAGACACTTGATAGGTCCCTACAAGACATCATGGGATGTGCTTTGCCTTTTGGTGGGAAGGTTGTGGTGTTTGGAGGAGATTTTAGGCAGGTCCTTCCAGTGGTGACGCGTGGGACAAGAGCGCAGATCACTGACGCCACGCTACGGAGATCTCATTTATGGGAGAAGATTAGAAAGATACGCCTCACGCGTAATATGAGGGCACAAACTGACCCGTGGTTCTCCAGTTACCTCTTGAGAATTGGGAATGGAACAGAAGAGACGATCGGTGGCGATTATGTGCGTCTTCCGGATGACATTGTTATACCTTACACTTCTACAGAAGAACCAGTGAACAAGCTTATTGAAGATGTCTTCCCATCGCTTCATGAAAACACCGCATCTGGATCCTACATGAGCTCACGTGCCATTCTATCAACCAAGAATGAACATGTGGACAATCTAAATACAAAGATGATTGAAAGGTTtcctggaaatgaaaaggtatattATAGCTTTGACTATGTCGAGGATGATGCACGCAATAACTACCCAATTGACTATCTAAACTCCATAACTCCAAATGGCCTGCCCCCGCATCTTCTGAAACTCAAAGTCAATTGTCCTGTCATTCTTCTCCGAAATCTTGATCCTCACAACGGGTTGTGCAATGGAAAAAGATTGATGATTAGAGCATTTCAAGATAATGCAATTGATGCAGAGATTGTTGGTGGACAACATGCTGGAGATAGAGTGTTTATACCGAGGATCCCTTTGTCGCCTTCGGATGATATTTCACTTCTGTTCAAATTCAAGAGGAAACAGTTCCCCATACGGTTGAGTTTTGCTATGACCATCAACAAAGCCCAGGGGCAAACCATTCCAACTGTTGGTATTTACCTCCCTGAGCCTGTATTCTCGCATGGCCAGCTTTATGTTGCACTGTCGAGGGGTGTGTCAAGGCATACCACTCGGATTTTGGCCAAGCCAAATAATGACATAGATCCCACCGGAAAAAGCACGAAGAACATTGTGTACAGGGATGTCTTGGAGGGATGA